The genome window CCAGCCAACGCCCGTTGGAGTTGACCCACGACCCGTCCGGCTGCTGTCGGCGAGCAAGTTCAGCCACAAGATCGGCACGCCAATCGTGCGAACTCCCTTGCGCATCATTGAGTGTCGGCTGGCCGAGCGCAGCCAGGGCCTTGCCGAATAGATGGTAATAGTAGTACAGCCCTTCATCCCCCAGGCCGGGATTCTCGGTCACGCTGTAATGCTTTTGCGCCCAATCAACAGCCGCTTTGACGCGCGGGTCATCGGCTGAAAGTCCGGCAAAGATCATGCTCTTCAGTCCCGCGTAACTCATCGAGCCGTAGCTCCGCAACCCTCCGTTCGGAGCCTTGCCGGCCGGACTTCCTCCGTCACCAACGGGCGTGTAGTAGAAACCGCCGTCTTGAATCTTGGCAGCAAACTGCGTGGTATTGTGTTGCGATTCGAGATTCTGACAGCGCGAGACGAAGACCAGGGCGCGTTTCACCGCGTCATCGTCGGCACCGTCGCCAGCGGCCTCGAGCGCCTCCATCAAGAAATGAGTATTCGATAGATCGGGCCGCTCGGCCCCGCCATACCCGACGCCACCATAAGGGACGTCCGCCGGCGTACGATTATCTCCCTCGCCAAATTGCAGCCCTTTTAGGAATTTATCGGCGTTCTTAAGAATCGTGTCGTAGCGTCCGTTGCGATTTGCCTCGGCAAACGCCATCACGCCCAGGCACGTCTCGTAATTACGGAGGCGCGACTTGGGGGCATAGATGCCACCGTCGGGCTGCACAAATTTTTCCAGGTACTTGAGCGCTTTAGCAACAATGGGATCGTCCGCCGTGCGTCCGTTGCTGAGAATGGCCTCGACGATGATGGCCGTAATGCCGGGGCCGGCATTGGCACTGAACGAGCCGTCGTCGGCCTGTCCTTTGGTGCGTAAGAAGTCGATCCCTTTTTGCACGGCTTGTTCGTAGGACTGCCGATCGGATCCAGGCGCTTCGGCCCCCTGCCCTGTCGGCACACCAGCGACGACTAATGCCGAAACCGTGATCCCTCGGGCGATAGCCACAAATGTAATCCATGACTTCGTTGGCGTTTGCGACATCGGGCCTCTCCTTCTTTGCGAGCTTGCGTGCGATCGGCGACTAACCCAAGTGTGGGATATTTTCCGCTGCCACGGCACATTGCAACCGCCATGCCTAGTCTTCTGTCGGCAGAGCCTCAATGGAAAACTCTCTTGCCCCCAGCTATTGTTGCCGCACGCACCGGCAAAAACTAGCTGGATCATTTGTGACAATGATTACAGACGACGGGGGCAGGCAGCGATCAGGCTATTTTTTCGGCACTGCTGGCGATTTCTTCGCCGCCCTCCTGGCCTACACAGCGGTCGCGCAACCTCGCCAGCCCGCCGCTGTGCCACCAGCCAGCGAGCATTCGCAGACGCGCGGCGGCCTGACCTTGACTCGCGTACGTCTGTACGTGTACATTCTCGCCACGTACAGATGTCCTTGAGAGAGCCGTCACGATGACCAACCCGCGCCCCGCATTATCAAAAGGCGAAATGGCCGTGGCCCACGTGCTGTGGACCTTGGGCAGCGCTACAGTGCGGCAGGTGCATGCGGCGTTTCCGGCCGAGCGCCCCATTGATTTCACAACCGTGCAAACCTATCTGCGGCGGCTCGAGGCAAAGGGCTACGTGCGTGGACGGCTGCAAGGCCGCACGCGCCTTTACACGGCTAAGGTCAAACCGCGAACGGTGATTCGCGACACGATCGATGAGTTGGTCGAACGGCTCTTTGGCGGGGAGACGCTGCCGCTGGTTCGCCATCTAATCGAGGAACGCGGCATCACCGGCGACGACATTGCCGAGCTGCGCGGTCTGCTCGACAAGTTGGAACATCAGCGTCTGCAGCCTGAGGAAGAGTGACTCTGAGTGTCCAACCGCCCCTACGGAAACGGGCTCACTGGCTAACGGCATTCGCTGGGCACCACAAAAGCATTGCGTAC of Pirellulales bacterium contains these proteins:
- a CDS encoding prenyltransferase/squalene oxidase repeat-containing protein encodes the protein MSQTPTKSWITFVAIARGITVSALVVAGVPTGQGAEAPGSDRQSYEQAVQKGIDFLRTKGQADDGSFSANAGPGITAIIVEAILSNGRTADDPIVAKALKYLEKFVQPDGGIYAPKSRLRNYETCLGVMAFAEANRNGRYDTILKNADKFLKGLQFGEGDNRTPADVPYGGVGYGGAERPDLSNTHFLMEALEAAGDGADDDAVKRALVFVSRCQNLESQHNTTQFAAKIQDGGFYYTPVGDGGSPAGKAPNGGLRSYGSMSYAGLKSMIFAGLSADDPRVKAAVDWAQKHYSVTENPGLGDEGLYYYYHLFGKALAALGQPTLNDAQGSSHDWRADLVAELARRQQPDGSWVNSNGRWLEGDPNLVTGYALLTLSYCRPEATK
- a CDS encoding BlaI/MecI/CopY family transcriptional regulator; translated protein: MTNPRPALSKGEMAVAHVLWTLGSATVRQVHAAFPAERPIDFTTVQTYLRRLEAKGYVRGRLQGRTRLYTAKVKPRTVIRDTIDELVERLFGGETLPLVRHLIEERGITGDDIAELRGLLDKLEHQRLQPEEE